The window TCCGATATATGCCCATAGTATAGATTATAGGTGATTTGAATAGTCATCTATTTTAGAGATGTATCCACATTGTCTTCTTGTAGGCTATTTCTTTTATTTAAAAGTTGATTCATACATTCATCCAATTCTTCCAGATTTTTTGGGAGGTTAGCTATTTTTTTGTTAAAGCTGTCTACTTTGTTATAATAGACATCCATTTGCTTAGTAGCCTCTTTATCAAAATCGTTCCATTTTTTAACTATTTCATAGAGTTCATTCGTATGAACTATATCTTTTCGTATTGGATTTTCGTCCAGTTGGCAGTCAATAACTGATTTTCTGCGATTGAGTTCATCAATTTTACTTTTAAAATCAGGATATTTACGAGAGAGAGTACTTATTCTTTTACTGATATTTTTTATTCTACCATTGCAGTATTGAATTTTGTTAAATTCAACCTTCAGAAGAATGTTGTTTATGTTTTTTGTCAGAATATTCATCTCCGATATCATTTTTTTACGATCGGTAAGTAAGGTTTTCCATTGAATTGTGATTCGATTCACTTCCTTTCTCATATTGTCAATATTCGCTTTGAAAGCGTCATATTTCGTATCGTTATTGTCAATATTTGTTTAGAAAGCTCCATATGACTGGGCAATGACATTGATATTTTTGTTGGAAAAGAGTGTTCCAAAAACTATAATAGAGAAGACTAATAGAAGTTCCGATGTTTTGGCTAAAGACTCTTATTTTTTATAAGACTGAATAGCAGTTTCCTTCCGATCTTATTCCTCCTCCGTATCCTTATCTTTTTTCAGACAGCTACATTTCTCTTTGATCTCTTTCAGGGTCTCCGTTATGAAATCGTGAAAGTTCCTTGTTTTTTCTTTCTTCTCTCGTAAACAACTAGCAAAAGCAATACGTACAAGTAGGATTGTACATAGGATTGCACAGAAACAACCAGCGAAGGTTACGGCAAAAATCTCTAATTGATTCAATTGATTCATAATTTTAATAATTATTTATTATTCTTAGTTGTAGTTAGTCCTATTCACATTTGCTGTAGCTGCATTTCATGCAATGAATACAGCCTTCTTGATAAATGACTCGATCACTTCCACATGTCTGGACAGACATCTTTTTCCATATTCGTTCTGATAGATATGATCTAAGTTGAGTAGTTGTATAATTTGGAAAGCGTGAATATTGCTAGAAGATTCCAAAAGATTTCAAGATATACTCTGTAATAGTAAGAGATAGAAGTCCTTCAGATTGATTTGTTTTCCTTCTAGTAATTTCTGCTTTATCTCTTCAATATACATTGCAGGAAAACTTTCTTGACTACTTTTTTTGTCTCTCCGGTACTTTTGTTGATACGCTAGAAACTATATCGCCGGTGCTGATCCTTGTGTTACTTTGTTTTTGCATAATGAATTGTTGCGATGCTACAAATAATAGTTAGTAGACCTAGTCCCACAGAGTCCAATTCAGTTGATCAGGGTAGGCTGAACTGACGGATGGAAAAGTTGATTCCATGCCTAGAATGAGCGATAGCAACAAAAAGATTTTCTTCATTTATACTTAAGATTTAATTATAGTGGAATAGCTATTTATCTAAAAACTATTTATCTAAAAAAAACAAGAAGAACAGAAAAGAGTTTGCTGACTTTCCTGCGAAATTTGAAGTGTAAAGTCATTCTTCCAAAGCTTGCAGGTCTTCCTCGTATTGATTTCTTCTTGTGCCCATCTCTTTGCGTACAAAAGCCACATTTCATAAAGAGAAATCATTTCTCACCAACACCACTGTGTTCCACATCATGGAGTGGAATACAGAATATTTTTTTAATACATAGACCCAATCTCCAATTTTGTATATCGACAAATAAAGGTAAAACAAATAAATAAAACTTGTGTCCCCTGTAGGAAATGTTCTGTCTGTGTAAGGAAACAACAACTAGCCAATAAATGGAAATCCTTATGGAACAAACTGAGAGAAGAGATAGTAATGTTTCTAAACAGTGCTGAAACTTTTTTCTGTTTTATTTTTCTCCTACAACTAACACGTTCTGTTTTTTAGTCCCGACTTTATCTCCACACGTCCTCACACACCCATTACTACAATAGTACTTTGATAGTAAGCATCTGCTTTCCTATTAAAATGCCTCTCTTGTTGGTGTCCATTTCCTTCCCATATGTTTGCACCAACATATCATCAACTGTTGGAAGCCTTTCTTCTTTCTCCTCCCAAATCAACGACTTTTTTCATCTTGTTCTTATTGTTGTTCATATTCATATTTCGTAATTGGTTTTGTGTAATGCAAATACATGTGAATACTAGATTATCCTCATAATATAACAGTTAATATTCTAATATTCTTTTCTATGCTTTCATATAACCCGTTTTTATCTATGGATATATTAGCTTGCTTAAATACGAAACAGGCATCTCTACCAATATCGGGATATTCTTTATTGGAAACTTCTGTGATCTTCTCACATACATCGATTCCTTTTTCTTCTTCTACCCATTCTATCCAATTTTTTATTGCCTGATAACTTTCACTATTTGTTACATATATGTCTGGAATACGAAAAACGAACTCCCCATTATTTTCTGTGCTATAAGTATACTTATCGATACTATAGACTATATCGCTCTGTTCTATCGTTTCCCCTTCTGAATTGACTATTACTATTCCGATTTGACCATTTGTTGGTATATTTCCATATTTCCCTGACGTAAGCGTAAGGCATATCAATCCTAATAGTGCACACTTAACTATCTTCACAATTTTTTATTTGTAAATATTTACAAAGGCTACTGTCCATCCTACGAAATTCATCCTGCAAGTAGCAATACAAATTTAATACAAATATTGTGGTATTATTTCTATTTTCCTTAAGATTTACTACTATAAATGGTAAAAAATAAGTGTGTATCCCAATTATAAACGGCATTGTTTTAATGCATTTTAATACACTTCTCAAGTGCGTTTCTTTTATAGGAAGTGAAATCCTCTTTGGAAGTTAGAGAAAGTTAGTCTATAGTACTGGTATCAACCTTTTCCATAACCTTATCTTCTATCAATTTCCTTCTCATGATGAAGGACAACAACTACCAATCTAACAACTACTAATTTTTCGATATACCAAAAAGAAAAGAAAATCTATTTCTATATATAGATGTATCTATAAAAGTAGCAATTGGTAGTAAAATTTGACTTAAGTGTGGTCCTCACACTTAGGGAAAGGCTGTAAATAATTACAATATGTAGTGAAGTGTACAGTTTACTACAAAATATTACTTTCATAGAGTTATACATCGAATCATAAATTCGAGAAAAAATATAAGGAAGAGTTATCCAGTCGGTCTTTGAGAAATACAGAATGGTGTATTTAAAGTATTTAAATTGGAGGAACAATTGGTAATTATGTCGGCTCTTTTATTTACATTACGTGTAAAATCCGCCATGAAGAGACTGATTAGAAGACTGATTATATTGCTTGGGCTATTGGGATGTTTTGGCTTTCTGATTGATATAGCTGTTAGTGAAAGACATACAGCACTCTGGTTTATTCTTTGTATAGCATCCATTGCAGGTATTGTACAGATAACGCTTGTGTGGATATCAGATACAAAGAAGAAAAGTACTAAGGAAAGTCAGAAAAGGGGAACTTAGAATAGATTTTGATGACAGCTAGTATTAAAATTTTTATATTCGGTACCTTCTCTCTTTAACTTATTATTCATTGAGTGACAATAGGGGGCTTATAAGATAGTTTTTCTGATTCTCTTATTGTCAACTATATAACTATAATTGAAGAAAACCATATATAAACGAAGGTAATGCATGATCTTTTGAAAAAAATATTCTCGTATCAATTCCCAATTTTTGTTTTAGTTGGGATAATCTCCATAATTATTCATATTCTGTTCAAATGGCTCATCATATTTATCGAAACATGTATCTTCGCAGTAGGATTAATCATTGAGAAGATAAGTGAGAAAAAAGGGAGGTATTCTAATTCCCATAGAAACGATTATAAAGTGGAAAATAAAGAAAACTAAATCTCTTTTTCGTTAAATGGACGATTATTTTGTTGAAATAGAAGAAGACTGGGATGTCCTGATATGAGTTGATCCCCGTGGTTGTAACTTTGACAATCTTAAGAAGTGAGATTCCCTAGTTCATCATGCCTAATATGAAACAACGGGTACGTCTTAAATCCTGAAAACTTAAACTCGTCCTCAATGAGGCCTACTACAAAAGAGTAGTAGGTATAAGTACAGTTATGCAGAGAGTACTTTTGCTCCAATAAGGGGAGGGAAAAGATAAAGAAACTTGTAAGTGATAATCAAAATATCTTTTCCTATGGAATTGATGAGCGTCACCGAACAGGTATATGTATTACTTGATGATAAGTTAAAGAGAATTGCTATTTTGGCTCTCTGGGAACATCACAGCGACAAATAACTGTAAAAAAAATAGAAAGGTAGAAGTATGATTGAAGAGAAGAAGAATTTCAAACTAGAAGCTTTTGACAGCCTTCGCTGCTTACTCCTTTTACCAAACGGGTCACCTTACGTGTATAAAATATATGTGAATTCGCCAACTGGGAGGTTGGTCTATATCTACTAAAAAGTGCATCCTTTAAACCAAAAGAACTATAATAATGGAAGACGAAACGATTGTACATAAGATAATGGAAGGAGTTAAATTAGAGAAGCATCTAAAAAATAGCAGATGCAGAGCCTGTGCTAACTTCCGAGTAAACGAATGTTTAATCGATTTTATAACTAATAAACATTAATCATTATGAAACTTAAAAGAATTCTGTATTATGTGGTTTGTGCAGCTTTTGCTATTAGTGGGTTCCTGTTCAAAGGGAATAAGGCTAAAGCGATGAAGAAAAAAACTACAAATAATATTATCTTAACAAGTGTAGCGCATGAAAATGATGGTATGAGTTACTCTCATTCTTCACACTACTCACATTCCTCTCACTATTCGCATAGTTCACATTACTCACATTATTCAGGTAGATGAATATAAAAAAATTAACACTTATCTTGATAGCAGTTATACACTTCTGGTGAATACCTTTTATTAATCTCTTTCTTACAAAAGCAGCTGACAAAAAATCGAATCACTTCTTAGGTGTCCATATCATATGGTAGCAAAGAAACTTAGTGAAGTAAAAGAGCACGAACACTACTTCATCAATGTAGGTGAGGACTTTATTATCATGTACTATAAAGGTGTATCTGAGTGTTTCGATTGTTCTTTTGAGTGAATCTCAAAAGAAGACCATGAACGTATGCATACGAGTTAATCAGAATTGTGGTTGGTAACTCCGTAAAGAGTGTATAAATATTTTTATCATCTCCATGCAAACATTTTAATGAGATAATGTTTTATCTTTCGCAGGAAAGTCAGCAAACTCTTTAAAGTCAGCAAACTCTTTTCTGTCCTTCTTGTTTTTTTTAGATAAATAGCTATTCCACTATAATTAAATCTTAATTATAAATGAAGAAAATCTTTCTGTTGCTATCGCTCATTCTGGGCATGGAATCAACTTTTCCATCCGTCAGTTCAGCCTACTCTGATCAGAAGAATACTATGGAGACAGGTCTTGTAAAAGATAATTCGCAGGATTCTCAAAATACTCTGGCTTTGGTCTATAAAGAATTAAACAGTATCCATAATGACATTGAATCTGCCAAAGATGCCATAAAACTGAATTGGACTCTGTGGGGACTAGGTCTACTAACTATTATCTGTAGCATCGCAACAATTCATTATGCAAAAACAAAGTAACATAAAGATAAAATACCGGAAATATCATTTTATTGACAGTATAATACTGTTTTGCCAATGTTAGACTCTGCAGTATGCAATTTTTAATTAAAATGTAAAACGATAGAGAGTTGTTTTTGGCAGTGTCCTCATTCAAAAGAATCTGATTTTTTTATTGGAATTTTTTGGAATCTTATTTAGCAAGGGAAAATGATCCCCAAGTATTAATGAGACTACTCATCGAGAACAATAAACTATCATCATAATAATCCAGTAACGAATGAGAAATTTGGCTAAAGTATTTATCATAAGTTTATTTGAAATAATCCTGTTTTTATTTCCCATAGCAGTACATGCAGAAAAATATGGTGTAAAGGGCATAAATCTGAAAGGAAAGCAACAGGGTAGAAGCAAAAAAATTACAGCGGAAGTTTGTCTATTAGAGCGGAAATCTAATACAGGAATCGTTCCTTCAGATGAACTATATGAGGAAAAGTCTGTCGCTAAAAACTTGAAGGCATATGAAGGTATTCCCGTTCCGGACCCACTCGTTGAATCTATCCCAGGACTAACAGTGCCTGCTGTTGTGGAAATTTACTCCCATGAGGATAAACTTTGTAGTAAATTCTTTCGCTGTGGAATCGATATAAGTTTTCAAGCGGGAGACAGTATATATGTTTCATTGGACGGTGATGATATCTATGTTTATAGAAAAGGTCAAACAGAAGAGAATCTCATAGAGCAGGAATCTGTGAAAGAAGAAATCGAAGATGTTAAACCTATTGACACACCGGGAGTGGAAGAAGAAACAGAAGTTCTAAGTGAAATTACTGAACCCGACGCGGCAGAACTTTGTCTACTTCGAAAGAAAGAGCAGATAATGAAAGAAGTGTCAGATATAACATTGCAATGGGAACAATTGATTTCTGATGAAAATCAATATATATCGGAGCTAACTATTCTAATGGGAGACTTAGAGGAATCCATTGGTAAGATGGGTAGTGGCAAAATTACTTGTTGGAACAAAGAACTAGAGACTATCAATAGTAGGATAGGTATTCTGAACACTAAGAACGGAAATATTCGTTACAGACGAGATAAGCTGAAGGAGAAACAAACACTTATCGATTCCCAACTAGAGGGAAATCCATTACTGAAGGAAATGGTTTCTATGGAGTATTTTTTTAGATTGATCAATGAATGGAACGACCTGTTGAAAGAAGCGAATTCTAAGATCAACACTTACAATAACATAATTGCGGCCTTTAACAGCAGTGTAAACCACCTTAACCCTTCAGACAATCCATAGCTTTGCGCGAAAAACACCCAAAACAAACACACGTTCTATATAACAACCTCAAGATTCATGGTTTTGTTTTTTTTGCTTGAACTTACCTTTCAACCACTGGCAAATGACGCACCGTTTATCCCAACAGTAAATCCATCCATAAAGCTTCAGTGAAGCCAGTAATGCAGAAACAATTATTGCTCCGGTATTATGACGGAGAGCTGAAAGGACTCCACAGGAGAAGCTGAAACATGATTCTCTATCCCAACATTCATATATTCCACAATGATAGCTGCTGTCTATCAAACCAGCAATGCCATACACCATCGAATAGAACATGCGAAACAAAGACATCCACATGATAGCTAGTGCTGTGAGCTTGAAAATACCTATTAGGAATCCACGTAAACTTGAGGTATTTAGTTCCATGAAAATCTTATATTTATTATATATCTGTTTGCAAAAATAAAAACATCATATGAAATACAGAATTCTGTTACTGTTAACGCCATTTGCCTTCTCCACTTTTCCAAAAGCCAGCAGAAGCACTGCTCCTTCTAAAAATAGCCAGCCAAGTCTTTATAGTATTGCCAGTAAGCTACAAGATAAAGTAGATAACCTGGAAACAGAAGCACAAAATTTAATTGACTGAATATCAGAAAGAATATGAACAGAAAGGAACTCACACTTAAATGCCATCGACAGCCTTCAACTCGTATTTCTTATAGCCTTTGAAGAAATCAAACGATGTAAACGAAACAAAAAGCTTTACATGCTCCAACTGATACTCCTTAATCCATCCAACTGTTCTCCTATATTTACAAATATTGTTTCCTTCGGTAAAAGACTTCCAATCCTGTCTGCCCACTCCATAAAACACAATACACCGCTCTCGAAATAATCTTCTATTCCAATATTAATTGCTTCTTCTATACTTTCTATCCGATAGAAATCAAAATGATAAATCCGACTATTCAAAAACTCTGCATAATATTCATTTACAATTGAAAAAGTTGGACTATTCACCATATCCTTTACACCTAATGCATCACAAATTTTTTTAATAAAAGTTGTCTTTCCAACTCCAATTTCTCCAATAAAAGCAAACACTTTATTATCCCCCATACAAGAAATAAACTTCTTTGCAACTACCGGAAGTTCCTCTAATCTCAATTCCATATATTTTCAAATGCAGTAAACAAATGACAGCGAAACAAATTTGACATTATTCCACACAAACAAAAATACATCGATAAACTTTTCTTTCCATCGTTTCTCATTTCCTGTAAAAATCATTATATTTAGTTCAGATGTACACATAGTTCAAATGTACACAAAATTCCTCGTTCAACAATTTTGCTAGTATAATACATATATTTTCTATATGCCATAACCATTTTAGTGAGTCAAATAGCAAATTGGAATTTTATACAAAAACCACTCTTCTATTTCAAATATCCTAAAGTGAATGGATAAAATATGTACCGTCTATACAGTCTACTTATAAATGTTCCATGAACAAGTATTCTCCTACTCCTTTTCTCTATCTGGTCGCGGAGAATCTAATTTCCCGTTTTGGAACAGACCTTTCTGATATTGTCGTGGTTTTCCCCGGTATGCGAGCAAAATTATTTCTCAACAATTATCTTCATCAATATGTTAAAGTTCCTCTATGGTCCCCCCAATACCAAACTATAGAAAGCTTATTCACGGAATCATCACCTTTACAAATCGGTGATGACATTTTATTGATTTCCGAACTTTACAAAATATATAACCAAATACATAATAAACACTTCAAAAAACCTTTTAAAAAAACTTTAGACGAATTTTTCTTTTTTGGGGAAACACTTCTAAATGATTTTGATGAAATAGACAAAAACAATATCGATGCAAAGTTATTATTTGGAAATCTGCAAGATCTGAGTACACTACGAGACAACTTGTCACATTTATCCGAAAATCAAATCCAGGCTCTAATTCACCATTTTAAACATATTTTTCAAAACAAAACTCCACTACAAAACAATTTCCGCAATATTTGGAATATGTTAGGTGAAGTGTATACTTCTTTCAAGACAAGATTAAAAGAAAAAAATATTTCTTATCCCGGAATGTTAATGAGACAAGTGGTAGAAAACACGGAAAATCTTTTTAAAGAAATGCACTACGCCTTTGTGGGATTTAATGCATTGAACAAGTGCGAAGAACAACTATTTGAACTATTGAAAGAAAAATCTTCTTTTTATTGGGATTACGACAAATATTATCTCGAAACTGAAGCTGGACAATTTATAAAGTACAATATCCACAAATTCAACTCGTCTTTACCTCCACAGCAATTTGATACTTTCCTAAATATTGACAAAAAAATCACTTTTTTGAACTCTTTTTCCGAAAGTGGACAATCAGCTGTTATTCCACAATGGATAAACTCTTTGCAAAAAGAATCTTCGTTTATACAACCCAATTCGGCTATTATACTGTGTAATGAAACAATTTTACCAACAATAATACATACTATTCCACCAAATACAGTAGAAAATATCAACATTACAATGGGATTCCCTATCGTACAAACAGCTATTAGTGGATTTTTACAAATCCTCATTGAAATGCAAATCAAGGGTTATAGTCCTGCCAACCAATCGTTCGGATATAAATATGTACTATCCGTACTAAGACATCCCTATACAACTCTTATTTTCCCAAAAGCCCTTGAAGTAGAAAAAGAATTAATAAAAAACAATATTTTCTTCCCCACATTAGCCGAACTACAAGACGAAATTCTTTTTACATACGTTCCGGATACGTTAAGTCTAACACAATATCTTTTGAATATTATCCAAAAACTAAAACAATCCTATAAAAATAAAGATACAAACATATATGCTGGATTATACCAAGAATCCATTTATAGCTCTTATATAATTATAAATCGTTTATATAGATTGCTATCTACCGAAAATTTGAATATTGGAAAAACAATCTTTTCTTGGCTTTTGCGAAAATATTTATCTGAAACAAAAGTTCCTTTTAATGGAAATCCTGTAAAAGGGCTACAAATAATGGGTGTATTAGAAACTCGTACACTGGATTTCAACAATCTAATAATTTTTAATGTTAACGAAGGATATATGCCTGGGCATAGAAATGAAAACACTTTTATTCCTCAATTTCTTCGAAAACATTTTAGGATGTATACTGTTGAACATCAAGATTCAATATATGCTTATTATTTTTATAGGCTGATTACTCGAGCACAAAATATTACACTTGTATATACTACAAACGAAACACAAATAGGCAAAGCTGAAATGAGCCGTTTCCTTTTACAATTGCTAGTAGATCCTCGATTAAAAGACAATATTGAGCGATTCACTTTACAAGCAAGTGTTATTCCTATGCATTCACGACACATTACAATAGATAAAGACAAATCTTTACTGGAAAAAATCAAAAACAAATACGATTTAAATACCAACATTCAAGCAAAATCTTTATCCCCAACAATTTTATCTTGTTTTATCTCCTGTCCTTACCATTTTTACCTTGAATATATTCAAGAATTAAGAAATAAGACAGAATTATCTTCCGAGACAGATAATTCTATTTTCGGCTCTATATTCCATCAAGCTGCAAAACTTCTTTACCAACAAATCGGTACAAGACAAATTGATTCAAAAACTCTTGATATGTATACTCAATCCCCACAATATATACGAAACATCGCACTAGAAGCTTTTCAAAGAGAATTTTTCAAAAGACAAGTTAAAGAAAAAGATTATAATGGGAAACAACTAATCAACCTACATGTCATTTGCAAAATGTTGGATCGCCTAGTCCGATTCGACCAAAAACATACTCCTTTTTCAATCCTTGAACTAGAATTTCCTATAAACGGCTCCTTTCCTATTAAAAAAGGAAACATTCACATAAACATTGGAGGAGTTATTGACCGACTGCAAGAAAAAGATGGGAAACATATCATTATAGATTACAAAACTGGCCATGAAAAAAATTCATTCAAAAATTTATCTGAACTTCTCAGCACTAAACATAAACATATTTTCCAAGCTTTTATCTACGCTACACTTTATTCTCAAAAAGAGAAAAATAAACCTATAGTACCAGTTCCATTATATATCCAACGGATCCATAAAAAAAAATATTCTCCTATTCTAATTTATAACAATACACCTGTAGATAATTTTAACAAA of the Candidatus Azobacteroides pseudotrichonymphae genomovar. CFP2 genome contains:
- the tsaE gene encoding tRNA (adenosine(37)-N6)-threonylcarbamoyltransferase complex ATPase subunit type 1 TsaE is translated as MELRLEELPVVAKKFISCMGDNKVFAFIGEIGVGKTTFIKKICDALGVKDMVNSPTFSIVNEYYAEFLNSRIYHFDFYRIESIEEAINIGIEDYFESGVLCFMEWADRIGSLLPKETIFVNIGEQLDGLRSISWSM
- a CDS encoding PD-(D/E)XK nuclease family protein, giving the protein MNKYSPTPFLYLVAENLISRFGTDLSDIVVVFPGMRAKLFLNNYLHQYVKVPLWSPQYQTIESLFTESSPLQIGDDILLISELYKIYNQIHNKHFKKPFKKTLDEFFFFGETLLNDFDEIDKNNIDAKLLFGNLQDLSTLRDNLSHLSENQIQALIHHFKHIFQNKTPLQNNFRNIWNMLGEVYTSFKTRLKEKNISYPGMLMRQVVENTENLFKEMHYAFVGFNALNKCEEQLFELLKEKSSFYWDYDKYYLETEAGQFIKYNIHKFNSSLPPQQFDTFLNIDKKITFLNSFSESGQSAVIPQWINSLQKESSFIQPNSAIILCNETILPTIIHTIPPNTVENINITMGFPIVQTAISGFLQILIEMQIKGYSPANQSFGYKYVLSVLRHPYTTLIFPKALEVEKELIKNNIFFPTLAELQDEILFTYVPDTLSLTQYLLNIIQKLKQSYKNKDTNIYAGLYQESIYSSYIIINRLYRLLSTENLNIGKTIFSWLLRKYLSETKVPFNGNPVKGLQIMGVLETRTLDFNNLIIFNVNEGYMPGHRNENTFIPQFLRKHFRMYTVEHQDSIYAYYFYRLITRAQNITLVYTTNETQIGKAEMSRFLLQLLVDPRLKDNIERFTLQASVIPMHSRHITIDKDKSLLEKIKNKYDLNTNIQAKSLSPTILSCFISCPYHFYLEYIQELRNKTELSSETDNSIFGSIFHQAAKLLYQQIGTRQIDSKTLDMYTQSPQYIRNIALEAFQREFFKRQVKEKDYNGKQLINLHVICKMLDRLVRFDQKHTPFSILELEFPINGSFPIKKGNIHINIGGVIDRLQEKDGKHIIIDYKTGHEKNSFKNLSELLSTKHKHIFQAFIYATLYSQKEKNKPIVPVPLYIQRIHKKKYSPILIYNNTPVDNFNKFEIDFKNLLFKKIEELFDPNIPFQQTKTIQNCEYCSFKERCNRY